GGAAGTTTGTGCAGGTATTTATGGAGGGAAATGGTGCTATACTGTATTTgagggttgtgtgtatgtaccatACCAATTGTGTTTGGTGGTTCAGGTAAGTCCGAGGACAgctgtgactgactgacagtgCTAACTGTGCGTATATCTGTGTACGTTTCAGTCAGCCTACCTTCCTGATGACCTGTACAAGCGGGTATATGACTTCTGTAAGAGGTTGCTTACCCTCCCCCAgccctactgtactgtaggcctcagCTACACCAGACGCATGAAGACAGAACGCTACACACCAGGTACTGAAACCAACGTACATCCTTCGACCAACCTGTCGAGTTATGTGTTTTTCTATTACGTGCTAGACAAGACTTTATTGGTAGACTTCGAAAGGTGATCATCGTTTTACTGTAACACACTTTAATAATGAAGAGGGACGGTTTTTGTTTCAACGCATTCGAGGGCCGGAGTACGAGAATGTCACGTGTTTTACTTGGATAGTAAATCTTTTTGACCCACAGGAGTACTGTATCAGAGGATGGTGGTCGCAGAGCAGAGCCTGAAGAATGACTACCATTCCTTTCAGGAGAGGTGAGAGATCAACCTAACTTGCAGTTGTATGCAACATGGTGacacagagagaagcacagtACAGTGTAGAAGCCATTTTTCCTCGCGGTATAGAATGACATGCTGTTTGTAGATAAAGTAGCTTGTAATAACAGCAGGTTGCGTGTGAACTGCCCGACCAAACAATTAGGGTACTGGTTAATCAAGGATAACCAAAGGCAATAACTCAATCTCTCCTACGGTCTCCTAGGGTGTTTGTGTTCGCCGATCCGGCGGTCTTCTCCGGCCCCCACGGTGAGGCGCTGAGGGGGGACATCGAGGCCTCGGGGTCAGGGGGGTATCTGAATCCCCTTGACCACATGCGGAGCGTGGTCCAACACTCCATCCAGGCTGCTCTCGGAGGGGAGCTGTGCCACGGTCCTAAACTGGCACAGGCACTGAAGGTCAGTGTGGTTGCGCTGTGGTTGTGTTAACATTGAGTTTCACTATGACGTTTCTTCTTCTATTAAAGTGTTTCCTGAATGCGAATGTGATGATGGGTTTCAGGGTCAAAGTTTATTGGTAAAACCCTTCACGTTTATTTCTTTATTTGTCCATCCCACTTCGGAGACACAAGTCACTTTGTTTTTACCACATTGTTTTTGTTACATTCTAGCCACATTTTACACAGTGGGAAAACCTTTTGGGTTTGACTTCTGTTCGAGGGGTAAAGAAACTTGTTTTATGGTCTTGATATTTACTTTGATGTTTAATCTCAGCTTGACTTTGGTTTTGTCGTGTCATTTCGCAAATGTTGCCGTGTTTTGTTCAAAGTTATCTAAATCAATACCACTTTGTGTTTGACACTAGTTTCTATTTCCATGTATTGCACAAACCCCTTTGTGGTTTGAGCAGTTTCAATTTGCACCAAAGCAAAGCTCAGAAAGCTAAAAGACTCTACTGGTGCCTCATACATGCCATCTCAGTCATATTCAGCAACACACTTAACCAGAAATGATCTATAATGACTCAATAGTGTCTTGTTTAGTTGCGCAGTTCCATGATCTAGCAGAGGTTGGCACCATTCccattaaaacacacacagacacacacacgcaaacagacacacacacacacaaacacacactggtccTAATATAACACTCATCTCAACAGGATGTGTCAAACTCAGACTTCCAGATGTGTTTGTCTGGACGCTGATGGCCTTTCACCTGTATTCTATtcatagactgtgtgtgtgtgtgtgtgtgtgtgtgtgtgtgtgtgtgtgtgtgtgtgtgtgtgtgtgtgtgtgtgtgtgtgtgtgtgtgtgtgtgtgtgtgtgtgtgtgtgtgtgtgtgtgtgtgtgtttgcgtgtgtgtgtctgtttgtgcgcGCGTGTCTGTGGCAGGAAATTGGCCAGGACGTGGAGCCGTACTTCCAGGAAGTGGTGGCCAGTCTGGAGCAGAGTGTGGAGGAGGGCACCAAGGGGGAAGGGGTGGTGCTGAGGGGGAGACTGGGACAACTCTACAGAGAGATCCTCACCCATACTGACACATCAGGTACAGGATCATCATAGAGGGGTCATCTTTTGACTGTTTGAAACCAAAACCAACTGATCTAAAAAAGCATCCagacattatctcccatttcttttGGACTAGCATTTGGTTTCTGTTTACAAGTGAAAATGGAGGGGTAATGTTAATGTAGACGACACTTCAAGGTATTACAGCTGGTACATGTATATAAGTAGTTATACATTTTTCACATAGGGCATATTCAGAGAAATACTGCCAACCCTGTCCTTtttttgtgttagtgtgtcttcAAGCTGACACATACCGTACAGTGCAGCAGACACTGACTCAGGGAAAGTTATTAATAGATCGCTGTATTGGTCAGCTGATCTTTCACACTGAATTCCTCCATGTCTAAATCTGTCGagtcagagcccccccccccccccccccccccccccccttaggaCGGATGTACACTGTAATTCCCTTTTAATACATATTTATTCTTCTCATCATAACAACTATCTTTCAAAtggacactacactgtctctCACAGGCCAGCTGTGAGACCATATACTTAGTGTAGGGGAGGGGGACTAGGAAGTAAGCGGGTGTTGTGTTGTTTTTGGTGTCATTGTGACAGTTTGGGCTCTTCCTGGTTTAGACACATTGTCCTCCGGTGGTGGGGGTTGCCTGTGTGACATGCCGCTTCCCAACCCGGAGATGAGCTTCCACCtgtggagggaggatgaggagatctGTGAGTGGCGAGATCTGTTGTTTATACACACCAATGAGAGAACTCTGTTACAttaactctgtttctctgtttaaTAACAGGatactttttttctctcaaaaaggttggggtcaaaatgattgacacccctaTAAATTCTTATAAATatagcagtcaaaagtttagaattTGATCCCATATTCCTAGTACGCATTGACTACATCAACTTGTTACTCTACAAACTTACTCTTTTTGATTGCATTTGCAATTCGCTTTTGGTTgtatttcagattattttgtgcccaatagaaatgaatagtaaataaataatagtaaacattttggagtcacttttattgtaaataagaatagaatatgtttctgaacacttccacattaatgtggatgctaccatggttatggataatcctgaatcaATTGTGAATAACGAGGAGTGTTATTCTAACACACTGTGTTCTCACCCAATGCAAACATCCAATATTATAGCTCTTTCTTGTCTCGCTGCTTCCTGTTCCCATTGACCTGTATTGACATTCATGTTatagagatacagtatatatgtcTTCTGGTTCCTATTTCTCTGATGTCACCTCTACCACCAGGGCGCGTGCTGGCCAAGTGCGTGCGCTCCAGCTCCATGTCGTCAGAACACTTCTGCCTCAGCCAGGACCAGGAGACCGACTTTGACCTTGCCGACCTCCCCGCCGACCTCACTTCCTCCTCCGCCATGCCCCGCCACTCCGTGATGTCCACCGACAGCGGCATCGAGAGGGACCTTCCCCCTGGGGTTGAGCCTTCAGTGGTGGAACCCTCTGGTGGTTCGGAGGAGGGGGAGGCCAGGTTAACCCGACGAGGAGGCATCAAGATGAGGCCGTCAGTCACGGACAATATGGCCCTGATGCAGGACGCTCTGGAGGAGAGCGGGAGTGTGGCCGGGGGAGGGGGAGGCGGGGGAGGGGGGACACTTCATAGGAAGGCGGGGTGCAGCGGGACCCCCTCATTCTCCAAGCAGCAGAGGCACTTCACAGCCCGGATCGTGGTGATGGGGGACGACAGGGTGCTGGGGAAGCTGGCTAAGGCCTTCTACTTTCTCAGGTGAGGGACCAGGAtcatgggtaatgtagtctgGGAGACTGCATGTAGTTTGTAATGGATTTTGGATAcattagaatggatactggatataaTCGGTTTCTGTTAGAAATGATCACAGTATACTTTTTGGTGACAGTTCCACCTACAACATCTCAATTTGGTTAGCCCTATACTATGCTgtagaaaatgttttatttcataatgTCCAAAAAATGGAATCGGAAACTAACTGTCCATTTCCGTGGTCTAGTCAGGAAGAAGGAAGTTGAATGGAAACCATGACACATGAATAGTTAATGCGTCAGAAATATACAATGGGATTATTCCTAACTAACTCAAGACTGGTTGTTACACCCATTTTGGTGTGCTGTGTAGCATGGTTTGAGGGTTAGTTAATCATTGGTTTCACTCTGCAGGAAAAGGGAAGCGCGTCGTCTCTTTCTGACCATGAAAGTCAACTTCCAGTTTTACTACATCCCTGTCTGTGAGGATCCCAGTACCACCTGTCCTGTCAGAGTAAGACCACAAACTAACACCTCCTCTCTATCAGTTTACAACCTGTCAAAGAGACAACGATATGACTCATTTCAGTGTTTcagtttgggaacacacacccacatacacacacacacacacacacaggcacacacagtatGTGAAATGATCACGTCAAAAGAATGATATGCGGGTTGAAATGGCAGATTTGGTCACTGATAAGTGCCTGCattggaacgcagtggctgtacagtaatacGCTGTAAACGCTCCACAGCGCTGtgtgggttttgactgacagccgttctgaacttgagcaacGCACGCAACAAGAAGTTGCCCACATCCCTCCCACTAATCGGACAACGTTTGGAATTttgttgttgtctgagtgaggagAATGCTGTAAatgatgtattttgaaagatgagatgtccaaatgtgcacttcacatttccatatcataaaactcctGTAATCTACAGTCAACGTTTGTGATGACtctgtttgatgtacagttacaagaatGACATCAATCAATcgatcacatttatttataaagctctttttaTTTAGATCAGCAGATGTCACGAAATGCTACACAGAATGCTACACGTCATATCCTCGTTTGTCCTGAACAGAATCTCActtggcaaaaactggttgaatcaatgttgtttccatgtcatttcaacaacaagacatctatttgatgatgttgaatcaacgtggaaactGGATTTGGAAAAAGTCATCGATgtgtggaaatgtgttttttttcccacccaactttgaacctaaatccaatgacagtgacattttttggttgatttcacgttgacAACTcagccaaatgtaaatcaaaactagacgctgaaatgacgtctgtgcccagtgggatgtttgTGTATTATGAAGAAAATCTGCAGCGGAACACGCACCTGAATGCACCTGAATGCACCTGAATAGTCCTTTCTATGCGCACCAAAATGACGATATGTTCTCTGAATTGCCCTGTGAAAGCGTAACACTGTAAGAtcatattttataacttagctagtcatgttggcaataaaACAgactttcaaatgatgcccatcTGACTCAGATTGTGATTTATAATGGTCCGTTTCTGGATGGCGTAAACAAGAACAGTAATTGTGTGACGGCGGGGatacagggctgtgttccaaacacaacaactacaagtgtgcttgttctaggtccccaacggcacagctaggagagctcaaaacAAAGCACCTCATAGTTGAAGACTTCTTTGAGTTATAAAAGTGTattgaaattacttaggaactgtgAATACTTTAGAGAGGGGTGGGGCCACTTGGAGACAATTgtttttgtcttatgttgcaccgaCCCTACATTTTCCAGGAGTATTCTTATCCTGTTACTGAATGGAATTCCGAGTattttaagttttttttttatcGACAAATGTGACTAAAAGTACAGTAAatataaaatgcacataaaatcaaccgTGTAATTTTGGGATTCAGTCGTCAGTTGAACTGGCTTAATGTCGTTCTCTGGTTTTACACTGAACATGGCTGTGGTTGAGTAACCCTAACAGTTTTAGTACAGTAGTGGATCTTTAATAAACCATGTTGTACTTCTCTATCAGGAAAACCTCTCCCCATCCCGGGAAAACCCCTGTGCCCTGGGTTCCTACTTGGGAATGGTGGATCCATGGTACGACTGCAACATCAACAGTCTGGGTTCCATGATCCCCAAGATTGCCAAAATGGTACAGTAACCTACTGTTTCTACGTTATGTTGAAATGACAGCATCAAATAGTATTTTCTGTTCTCTTTTGATACTTTTGATTAAGCCTGCCTGGAATGCTAGATAGACAGGGTTTGCACTTTCGGGACTATTTCATTCGCctggcaagctcaatcaagtgtCGCTTTCAGGATTTTAAGAGGAAACGCAATACTAGTCTAATCTACAGTAGgtctgatttacagtagataAAGTTGTGGTTATGTTGAATGTGGTTTATGCTCTGAAAACGGTCTGTACCATATAAAGAAGTCAACAAATAACCTTTTGCATGTTTCTAGGTGTTTTGAATGATTATCAAACAAAAGGGAGttgcacagtactgtacagtagttgCCTGCTTACAggaagcaacaaaaaaaacatctgtGGGCTCTTACCGAAACTAGGAACCTATGAGTACTGTATGCAAATCGTTTTGCTGTTATGGGTCATCTTAGCATTTAGCTGGATAGAGGGAAGAGAAACTGTTTGACACAGTATAGGGAAAGACAGGGAAGTATCGGGGGGTAAAAGATTGTGAAACGTAGCAGGGACACAGGGTCAGGTTGATGCTACATCGTAAAAAAAAGCCTTTGTGCACCACACAGACTTCCGGAAGTAATCAATGCACTCATGTAGTGGAGGAATGAAAAAGCCTTTTTTACAACGCGTAGGTGGTTTTTTAAATTCTTGCCAGGCATCAGCCATAAATCAATCAAGGCTTTTAAAAATGTTCCACTACATGATACTGCCTTGATTACTTCTGGAAGTTTGTTTGCACAAAGGCTTTTCGATAGTATTTCATCCCATGATCAAAGAGCACCTTGTGGATGAACTATAAACCAAAGAAGTGCTCCTCTCATGTGTCTCTACATGAATGAAATAGAGTTCATTCCTAAACATGAACATTCAGTGTATTAAAAAGCTAATATTATGTGTACCCCTATCTGTCTTGGTCAACCCCAGGCTCCATACTAACATGTTCCCATCTCTCTCCAGCAGTCCAACAGCAGCAAGCAGGCAGAGCCTAACCCCTTCCTGTCTGATGTCATTTCCTACTACGTGCGGACTGGACTGCAGCCTGTTTACTTCACCATCTATTCTGTCAAGGTGAGGAGACATAGGATGCATCTGAAATGGTACCCTAGTcagagccctgtgggccctggtcaaaagcagagcACAATATAGGGATTAGGGGGCCATTTGTGACACAGCCGTAGCCATATGCTTCACAAACAGGTCTAGTAGTCGCTTAAACACTGTCAAATCTCTCTACCACTGTCTGTTGTTGATTGTGGGACATAATGACAGTAAGTCTGCGGCGATGGACTAAGCATAGTTTATCGTTAGCACTCTAGCATGTTCATGATTATCAGTCCTCACTCATAGACCAAAAAACACCACATTCCAGAGTGCACATTATCTGAATGGTCATATATTATaacaataatatatgccatttagcagatgcttttatccaacaTGACTTACAGTCAtgaatgcatacatttttatGTACGGTTGGCCTCAGCGGGAAACGAACTTCCTTGGCATTGCAAGCGCTTTGCTTTACTGACCCACGATTGTCATCCTCCTTCCTGTGTTCTAGATCTGCTTCTCCAACCTGACCAAGGACCCAGTGGAGGACGTGTTTCTCTCCCACTTGGGGCTGGACTTCCCCGAGATCAAACAGTCCCCAACTACTTTGAAAGGTAACATTTAGCCTGTGTATGCCGATCAACGTTCTCTGCATCTGATGTTTTGTTTCAAACTgatttgaagtgtgtgtgtgtacgtgtgtgcatgcattggtGTGTGCACGTGCATATGTCACTCGTCCGGTCTGATCACGTCTGGCCTCCCACTCTCAGCCACAACCATCAAGCAGAAGAAGAACACAGGAGACGCATGTGGTGCCGTCGTCTCTGTCAACTACAAAAAGGTCAGCGAAGTTCAACCGTGTTTTTAACATTACCTCATCAATATACATCAACGTAAAAGTGCTGCATCTGGCTATAAACGAATGGGTTGCTCTATTTTAGTTGTTTTTGGGATTGATACTGTTGATGCAACGTCTGTTTTTTCTCTGTTTAGAGTTTTGAACTGCACCATGAGACTGACCTGACGAGAGATCATATAACCTGCATTTGACGTTTAGCTGTTAGTTTCTCTCTATGACCTCCGAcctgtgtctctgtcctcctctccaggtgtcgTTGAGTGGTAGAGATGTAGATAAGGGTATGTCATTGAGGACCTCAGGTCTTCAGATTAGTGCCATTCCCTCCCATGAAACTGAAggtatacaacactacatatcacACACAATGATATTTACTATATTCATGTAATTCATTGCTAGATTCATCTGTATTGTGATCAGTAGTCGCTGAGTTGTCACCCTATGGGTCTATTCCACGTCggttcaacgtcatttcattgaaatgacgcggctgttgatttttatttttatttttatttttttatttcacctttatttaaccaggtaggctagttgagaacaagttctcatttgcaactgcgacctggccaagataaagcatagcagtgtgagcatacaacaaagagttacacatggagtaaacaattaacaagtcaataacacagtagaaaacgaagggggggtctatatacaatgtgtgcaaaaggcatgaggaggtaggcaaataattacaattttgcagattaacactggagtgataaaagatcagatggtcatgtacagatagagatattggtgtgcagaagagcagaaaagtaaataaatagaaacagtacggggatgaggtaggtgaaaagggtgggctatttaccaatagactatgtacagctgcagcgatcggttagctgctcagatagctgatgtttgaagttggtgagggagataaaagtctccaacttcagcgatttttgcaattcgttccagtcacaggcagcagagtactggaacgaaaggcggccaaatgaggtgttggctttagggatgatcagtgagatacacctgctggagcgcgtgctacggatgggtgttgccatcctgaccagtgagctgagataaggcggagctttacctagcatagacttgtagatgacctggagccagtgggtctggcgacgaatatgtagcgagggccagccgactagagcatacaagtcgcagtggtgggtagtataaggtgctttagtgacaaaacggatggcactgtgatagactgcatccagtttgctgagtagagtgttggaagccattttgtagatgacatcgccgaagtcgaggatcggtaggatagtcagttttactagggtaagcttggcggcttgagtgaaggaggctttgttgcggaatagaaagccgactcttgatttgattttcgattggagatgtttgatatgagtctggaaggagagtttgcagtctagccagacacctaggtacttatagacgtccacatattctaggtcggaaccatccagggtggtgatgctagtcgggcatgcaggtgcaggcagcgaccggttgaaaagcatgcatttggtcttactagcgatTCAACCAGTGGGTGCCCAGTGGGCAAAGTCACAATGTAAAACATTAGTGCATGTTCATGCTGTCGTATATTGATACAATTGTGAGAATGTAAAAATAAGTTCTGAAATGTCTACTACTTTTCCCATATTATTCTGTATTATTCTGTATAAGCCTGGCCtatgttcttgtttttgttgtCGTCTTCAGATCTGAACTGTCTTACAGTCGCTTTCAACGAAACTAAACCCAAGAACACCATGGTGAGTTTACACCGTTTTGACACACAGATGTCTATTAGTGAAGGTTGTTCTAAAATTCAGAGACATAAAACATATTTACTTCATCCTCTTTGATATTCTTGGGTCTCCGTCTTGTTCGTAACGTCACAAAGGCCTGGTTCGCTTGACCAAGCCATGGTGGCCACATCGCTTTATGATCTCACGAACCTAGAAACCAAACCTAACACACAGACTTAATTCCACAGGAGGCCAAGATCCGTACCTGTAACGTTAAGATCAGGACCCTGGAGATGAAAACCTTCACTGTGACCCTGGACAAAGACTCTAGGAGAACCTTCAGAGACGTACAGAGGTGAGAGCTGTTGCTGTAGCTGTTGCCTACGGTTGGCCTACCATGGAAACTTGAAATAGATGAAAACAGGTCAGAGAGTGGTTTGGTGGATAGACACATGATCTTGTTACCAGAAGGTTGCTGGTTGAAATGTCTTCTGAAGCGTGTTGGTCTATCCTCATTTGATTAGCCCTAGTCATACTGCGTGTGGTTTAGTTACATATGCACATGTTATGTATATTGTGCCGTgttacagtatatatattgtgtCATGTTACAGTATATATGTTGTATGTAAATAACTAAATGCACATATGCTTTTAAAAAG
This genomic window from Oncorhynchus kisutch isolate 150728-3 linkage group LG20, Okis_V2, whole genome shotgun sequence contains:
- the LOC109865301 gene encoding phosphoinositide 3-kinase regulatory subunit 6-like isoform X1, with the translated sequence MEPIGSCAPLASESDIYRSVQAVLRELESQHPSSVLNKGMLRWTLHKKVRNNPANSLILVRVVVKELERAERVDCRTHIIPLLHTLIYAVIQSAYLPDDLYKRVYDFCKRLLTLPQPYCTVGLSYTRRMKTERYTPGVLYQRMVVAEQSLKNDYHSFQERVFVFADPAVFSGPHGEALRGDIEASGSGGYLNPLDHMRSVVQHSIQAALGGELCHGPKLAQALKTVCVCVCVCVCVCVCVCVCVCVCVCVCVCVCVCVCVCVCVFACVCLFVRACLWQEIGQDVEPYFQEVVASLEQSVEEGTKGEGVVLRGRLGQLYREILTHTDTSDTLSSGGGGCLCDMPLPNPEMSFHLWREDEEIWRVLAKCVRSSSMSSEHFCLSQDQETDFDLADLPADLTSSSAMPRHSVMSTDSGIERDLPPGVEPSVVEPSGGSEEGEARLTRRGGIKMRPSVTDNMALMQDALEESGSVAGGGGGGGGGTLHRKAGCSGTPSFSKQQRHFTARIVVMGDDRVLGKLAKAFYFLRKREARRLFLTMKVNFQFYYIPVCEDPSTTCPVRENLSPSRENPCALGSYLGMVDPWYDCNINSLGSMIPKIAKMQSNSSKQAEPNPFLSDVISYYVRTGLQPVYFTIYSVKICFSNLTKDPVEDVFLSHLGLDFPEIKQSPTTLKATTIKQKKNTGDACGAVVSVNYKKVSLSGRDVDKGMSLRTSGLQISAIPSHETEDLNCLTVAFNETKPKNTMEAKIRTCNVKIRTLEMKTFTVTLDKDSRRTFRDVQSIEIAPCLDPGYCVQKTMRSKFSLGEEERDAGLSKYMNKGLPLPINTFAGIIN
- the LOC109865301 gene encoding phosphoinositide 3-kinase regulatory subunit 6-like isoform X3, with the protein product MEPIGSCAPLASESDIYRSVQAVLRELESQHPSSVLNKGMLRWTLHKKVRNNPANSLILVRVVVKELERAERVDCRTHIIPLLHTLIYAVIQSAYLPDDLYKRVYDFCKRLLTLPQPYCTVGLSYTRRMKTERYTPGVLYQRMVVAEQSLKNDYHSFQERVFVFADPAVFSGPHGEALRGDIEASGSGGYLNPLDHMRSVVQHSIQAALGGELCHGPKLAQALKEIGQDVEPYFQEVVASLEQSVEEGTKGEGVVLRGRLGQLYREILTHTDTSDTLSSGGGGCLCDMPLPNPEMSFHLWREDEEIWRVLAKCVRSSSMSSEHFCLSQDQETDFDLADLPADLTSSSAMPRHSVMSTDSGIERDLPPGVEPSVVEPSGGSEEGEARLTRRGGIKMRPSVTDNMALMQDALEESGSVAGGGGGGGGGTLHRKAGCSGTPSFSKQQRHFTARIVVMGDDRVLGKLAKAFYFLRKREARRLFLTMKVNFQFYYIPVCEDPSTTCPVRENLSPSRENPCALGSYLGMVDPWYDCNINSLGSMIPKIAKMSNSSKQAEPNPFLSDVISYYVRTGLQPVYFTIYSVKICFSNLTKDPVEDVFLSHLGLDFPEIKQSPTTLKATTIKQKKNTGDACGAVVSVNYKKVSLSGRDVDKGMSLRTSGLQISAIPSHETEDLNCLTVAFNETKPKNTMEAKIRTCNVKIRTLEMKTFTVTLDKDSRRTFRDVQSIEIAPCLDPGYCVQKTMRSKFSLGEEERDAGLSKYMNKGLPLPINTFAGIIN
- the LOC109865301 gene encoding phosphoinositide 3-kinase regulatory subunit 6-like isoform X2, with product MEPIGSCAPLASESDIYRSVQAVLRELESQHPSSVLNKGMLRWTLHKKVRNNPANSLILVRVVVKELERAERVDCRTHIIPLLHTLIYAVIQSAYLPDDLYKRVYDFCKRLLTLPQPYCTVGLSYTRRMKTERYTPGVLYQRMVVAEQSLKNDYHSFQERVFVFADPAVFSGPHGEALRGDIEASGSGGYLNPLDHMRSVVQHSIQAALGGELCHGPKLAQALKEIGQDVEPYFQEVVASLEQSVEEGTKGEGVVLRGRLGQLYREILTHTDTSDTLSSGGGGCLCDMPLPNPEMSFHLWREDEEIWRVLAKCVRSSSMSSEHFCLSQDQETDFDLADLPADLTSSSAMPRHSVMSTDSGIERDLPPGVEPSVVEPSGGSEEGEARLTRRGGIKMRPSVTDNMALMQDALEESGSVAGGGGGGGGGTLHRKAGCSGTPSFSKQQRHFTARIVVMGDDRVLGKLAKAFYFLRKREARRLFLTMKVNFQFYYIPVCEDPSTTCPVRENLSPSRENPCALGSYLGMVDPWYDCNINSLGSMIPKIAKMQSNSSKQAEPNPFLSDVISYYVRTGLQPVYFTIYSVKICFSNLTKDPVEDVFLSHLGLDFPEIKQSPTTLKATTIKQKKNTGDACGAVVSVNYKKVSLSGRDVDKGMSLRTSGLQISAIPSHETEDLNCLTVAFNETKPKNTMEAKIRTCNVKIRTLEMKTFTVTLDKDSRRTFRDVQSIEIAPCLDPGYCVQKTMRSKFSLGEEERDAGLSKYMNKGLPLPINTFAGIIN